The window TGACGCAGCGCTGCCTGCGGAGCGTCGCCGCCCTCAAGCGGCCCGCCGACCAGGTGATCGTCGTCGACAACGGCTCCGCCGATAATGCGCGCAATGGGTTGCAAGCGAGTTGGCCGGACGTCGTGGTCGAGCGGCTGGAGTGCAATCGCGGCTTCGCCGGTGGCTGCAACGCCGGCATCAGGCGCGCGCTGGCGGAAGGCGCGGACGCCGTCTTGCTCCTGAACAACGACGCGATCGCCGCCCCGACTCTGCTCGACGAATTGCTCGCCGTCCTCAACCAGCATCAACGGATCGCAGCGGTCGGCGCCAAGACGCTGACCGATGAGTCGCCCCCGCGCATTCATGCGGCGTACGGAGTGGTGACGTTTCACGGCTCGCTGGTTCGAGTTGAAGGCTGGCTGGAGCCCAGCATCGACAAATTCAGCCAGACGCGCGACGTCGACAGCGTCAGCGGCGCCGCCATGCTGCTGCGGCGCAGTGCGCTGGCGGCGATCGGGCTCTTCGACGAGGACTTCTTCGCCTACCACGAGGACGTGGACTGGTGCGCCCGCGCGCGGCGCTACGGCTGGCGCATTCGCTACGCCCCGGCCGGGCTGGTATATCACCGCATGCATGCGTCCACCGGAGGCGGATACGTGAGCCCGATCACCTACTTGATCGCCCGCAACAGCGTGCTGTTCGTGCGCAAGAACGCCAGCGCGCGGCAAAAGGCCACCTTCGCGGTCTACACCCTGGGCAACCTGCTCAAGGAAGCCGTCTACCGTTGTCGAATGCGCGAACTCGCGGGCTACCGGCTGCGCTTGCGCGGGTTGCGCGACGGACTGCTCGGCCGGCCGGTACCGCTGCGCGCGCTCGGACTGTCGGCATCCCCGAGCACTGAAGGGTCTTCGGCGGCGAAATGATGGAGCAGCAGTGACAACTCCCAAGGTGGCGATCGTCATCCTCAACTGGAACGGCCGCGACGACGTGCTCAACTGCGTCGCTACGCTGCCTCGCCTGACCTACCCGAACTACGTGGCGACGGTGGTGGATAACGCTTCGAGCGACGGCAGCGTGGCGGCGTTGCGCGAGCGCTTTGCGCAGCAGCGCGTGCTGGTGATGGAGAAGAACCTCGGCTTTTGCGGCGGTAACAACCGCGGTATACAAGACGCCTTGGCCCAGGGTGCAGAGTACGTGCTGTTGCTGAACAACGACACCGAACTCCATCCGCAGCTGGTGACCGAGCTGGTGCGCGCCGCCGAAACTGACCCGCAAATCGCCGCAGTCGGAGCCAAGAATCTGCGTATGGAGAATCGGGCGGAAGTCTGGGGAGCGTACGGCGAGCTGACCTACGGCAAGGAATTGGTGCGGGTCGTTGGACAGGACGCGGTCGACGGCCCCGCCTTCAGCGGCATGCGCGACGCCGACTGGGTTATCGGCAACGGCATCATGATGAGCCGTAAAGCCATCGAGGCCGTGGGTGGTTTCGACGAAGGCTTTTTCGGCTACCACGAAGATGTCGACTGGTGCATGCGTGCCCGCAAGCAAGGCTTTCGCATCGTCTTCAATGGCGATGCCGTCATCTATCACAAAGGGTTTGGGGCGGCGCATCCGGGCCGGCCGATCCCCTTCCCGGTGCTGTACTTCCTGGGCCGCAACGGCATCTTCTTCGCCCGCAAGCACGGAACGCTTTGGCAACGCGCCCGCTTGACCGTGCTCTTCTTCGCCGACCTGACACGGCTGCTGATCGCGGGGGTGATACGGCGCGAGCGGCTCAAGCCCTACCTGTGGCTGCTGCGCGGTTTCGTCGATGGCGTCACCGGGCGCTTACCACTGCGAGCACTGAAGCTGCAGTAGGGCGCAGCGGCAATGCCCTTTGCCATCTACGTCCCGTTCTTTCCCGGTCACGAGCCTAATGTGATTTTCAGCCGCGAGGCCGAGATTGCCGACTACTCGGCGTATCTCGCCCTGGCCGAGCAAACGACCTCGGCCGCGGTGTTCGAGGCGGAAGTGCCGGCTGACGGACCGGTCGTCGATGCCGGCTGCGGCGGCGGCCGCTGGCTGGTGCGCCTCCATCAGCGTGGCCGCCGCATGATCGGCTTGGACATGCACCGGCCGGTGCTGCAGCACCTGCGCGAGCAGGCGCCGGCGGTGCCGGTGCTCTGCGCAGCGGTGACGGCGCTGCCGTTCCAGGCCGACGCGCTGGCGGCGCTGATTTCGCTCGGCGTCGTCGAACACACCGAAGCCGGGCCGGCGGCGGCACTGCGCGAGTTTGCCCGCGTCCTGCGTCCGGGCGGCCGCTTACTATTGTCGGTTCCCTTCAACAACCTGCTGCGGCGACTGGTGGTGAACCATTGGTATCGGCGCTACAACAGCCGGTGGGCCGGGCGCGGCTACTACTTTGTCGAGTACCGCTTCACGCGCCGTGAGATTCTGGCTGCGCTGCGCCGCGCCGGAATTCGTCCCCTGAGCTGCCACCCGCACGATCTCAAGCCGCCACACAACGTCGGCCTGGTGGCGGACCTCAACATGCTGTCGATTCGCTTCGAGCAAGAGGGCGCCGCCCTGCGGTTGCGCCTGCCGCACGGTGGCGAGTGGCGCTTGCAAGGCTGGCGGGCGTTGGCGGCGCGACTGCTGTATCGGTTCTCGCCTTGGCTGGGTGCGGCCGAAATCCTGGTGGTGGCGGAGAAGCCAGGAGCCTCACGGTGAGCACCCCGCGCCGTCTGCTGTCGAACACCGCTGTGGTGGTGGCGGGCGCGGCGGTCCAGCGGCTGCTGCATTTTTGCACCACCGTAGTGCTGGCGCGCGGCCTCGGCCACGAACAATTCGGCATCTACTCGTTCGTCGCGGCGTACATGTTCATCTTCACCTTTCTGGTCGATCTCGGTTTTGAACGGGTCATCACCCGCGAGATCGCCCGGCAGCCGAAGCGCGCCGGTGAGTTGATCGGCACCGGCTTCGCCATCCGTGGCGTCTTGTCCGTGGTGGTGGCGGCGTTGGCTATCGCAGTGGCGTGGGCGCTGGGTCTGCCGCAGCTGGCGCAATGGTGCGTGCTGCTGGCTGCTTTGGGCATGCCGCTGTCGATCGAAATACTGGTCCGGGGCTTCTTCCAGACGCGCTTCGCTATGCACTACGTCTACCTCCTCACGCTGCCAGGGCAGCTGGCGTTCGTCGCCCTTGCCGGGGTCGTGATTTGGCTCGGTGGCGACGTGCGGGCGGTGATGGCGGTGTCGCTCGTCACCGGTGTGCTGACGGTGGCTTTGATCCTGCGCGTCGCGCTGCCGCAGATCGGGGTGGTCTGGCGCCCCAATCCGGCGCTGCTGCGCTATCTCTGGCGCGAGTCGTGGGAGTTGGGAGCGGTGACGCTGCTGCTGCTTATCAGCATGCGGCTGGATCAGCTGCTGCTGTATTGGCTACGGGGTGTGCACGAGGTGGCACAGTACTCGGTGGCGGTGAAGGTCACCGAGGCGCTCAACCTGATTCCCGAGTCGGTGATGGTGACGGTATTTCCGTTGTTGGCGGCGACTGAGCGCTCCGCACCGGAGCGTTTCCGCCGCATCTATCAGCTGGCGGTCCGTTACTTGGTGGCGCTGGTACTGCCGGTAGCGCTGGTGCTGACGCTGGCCCGCGACGCCCTGATTGCCGTGCTGTTCGGGGATGCTTACGCCGGGGCCGCTGGAGCGCTGGTTCTACTGGCGTGGTGGATGTTCTTCTCCTACACCGCGGCGGTGTACCTGAATCTGATGATCGTGCACAGCCAGCAGCGCATCATGGCGGTGGTCAGCGCTATTGCGGTTGCCGTGAATATCACGCTCAACTTGTTATTGATCCCACGTTGGGGCGCCGCAGGCGCCGCCGCCGCCAACCTGGTGAGCAGCGCGACCAGCTTCGTGGCGTTCGCTTTGGCGCCACAGACGCGGGCGATCATGCAGGTCTGCTGTGCCGAATCCGTACGGCCGCTGGCGGCAGTGCTGGCCACCGGCGTAGTCGTGTGGCTGCTGGCAGCGCCTCAGTGGCAACTGGCCGCAGCCGTACCGCTGTACGTCACCGCCCTCGTCATTACCGGCGGCATTGATCGGCGCGATTGGGCGTGGGTAAACCGGCTGCGGGAGCCGACAGCCTGAGCGCCGGGGAAGCCTGCTGATGCGCCGAGCACTCCTGCCCATTGCCGCCGTCGCGATGTTCACCGGGGCCGCCGTGCTCTACCACCAGCTGGCCCGCCCGCGGGTGAACCTCCCGAGTGAGCGAGCGCTCAAGCCATATTACCGCTTGGTGGATGTCGTCGTGCAGGGTGCTCCAGGGCAGGGCAGGGTGGAAACGCATGATTTACCCGCGGCGGCGATCACGGACGAAACTCGCTACGTGCTCGCCGCTCCACGCCACGCTCGTGTCCTGTTGCAGACCCGAGTGGGCGTGCCGGCCGACGGCCGCCTCGTACTCTCCGCCCCAGTACCGGAAATCCTAGAGCCGGCCTCACGCATTGTGATTATGCCGCAAGCCCGCATCGGCGGCCGGTGGACCAAGCTGCCCGTGCAGGTCGTCGGCGCGGAGGCAATCGAGGGCCGGCAGTTCCTGCGGGTTGAACTCGAGCTGCCCGGGCCGGCACGCGGAGCGCAGGTTGACGTGCACGTCGACGGCTATGTGCCGGCCGAAGGAAGCACGAGCAGCGTGCGAACCGCGGTGCTGCCAATTCCACCGGGCGCTGAAATGGAATTGGCTTTCGGAATTCTGGAGCCGGCGTGGAGTCAGGGTAGCGTCTCGTTCTCCGTCAGCGCTTGCGAGCAGGCAGACTGCGCCGTGATGTCTTCCGATACACTCGACCCCGGCCGTAGCAGCGGGCAGGGTTGGCAGCATCGCCGGCTCTCGCTTGCCGCGCTGGCTGGCAAGAGCGTCGCCTTCGTGTTTGACACCGCCCATGCGGCGGCGAGTGAGCGGGCGTTCTCTTTCCCGGTGTGGGCCAACCCAACTGTGTATGTTCCATCGGCTCGTAGCCGCGACGATGTGAACGTGATCTTGCTGTCGATCGACACGCTCAGAGCGCAACAGCTGCCAAGCTACGGCTGCCGCTACGACACCGCGCCTTTCATTGCGGAGACCTTCGGCAACGGCGGGGCGACCTTCGAGCGGCTGGTGGCCGCCTCTGCCACCACCCCGCCGTCCCACATGACGATGTTCACGGCGGTGCAGCCGTGCGTGCATGGCGTGAAAGGCGGGCTCGAGGTCATCCCGCCGTGGCTGGTTACCGTAGCCGAGGTGCTGCGGGCGGCGGGATTCGAGACCGGCGCCGTGACCGAAGACGGGGCCCTGGGAATGAGCCCGAGCTTTCGCCGCGGATTCAACACCTACAGTGAAAACAAGAGCGCTGACGTCTGGTTTCCCGAAGGGCAGGTTGATCTCACCTTCAGAAAGGCGGCGCAATGGCTGGCGCAGAACCGGGATCGGCGCTTCTTTCTGTTTCTGCACACCTTTCAGGTCCACGCCCCCTACGCCCCGCCGGCAGCCTACCAACATCTGTTCACCAAGGGTGATGCCGCCACTCGGGGCGAGCCGTCGCCACCGCCAAACCGTGATCTGATCGCTTACAGTCAGGAGATGCGCTACACCGACGATGAGCTGCGCGCGCTGTTGGCTGCGCTCGCGGCCGAGGGGCTAGGCGCCAACACCATCTTCATCCTGCTCTCCGACCACGGCGAGGAGTTTCGCGAACATGGGCTGCAAGGACATGGCGACCAGCTCTACGAGGAGGTGTCGCACGTGCCGCTGATGTTGTGGGGACCGGGGCACATACCGGCGGGGCGCCGCATTCGTGTTCCCGTCGGGCACGTCGATCTGATGCCGACGATTTTGGAGCTCGCGGGAGTGAAGGGGGCAGGGCAGGGGACCGGCACGAGCCTGGTAAGCCTGCTACGAGACCCCGCCGCCGAGGCGGCGCTGGCGCCGCGCGCGCTCTTCGCCGAGGCCGCGCTGCCGAGCTTCGAGCAGCCCCATCGCCGGCCCACGTACATGATGCAAATCGGCACGAGGAAGTTCCTGCGCTCCTGGCGCGGCGGGCTGCCGGTGTACGAGTGCTACGATCTTGCAGCCGATGCCGGCGAACTGCGTAACCTCTGTGCCGCCAGCGGGAAGCCCACGGACAAGCTGGCCGAGCGTCTCGATCACTACGAAGAGGATTGCCGCGCCCAACTCGCCGGCCTGGCGCAGCGGGCCGCGCAGCCGGTGGGCGTGGCCCCGGCCGAGGTCCATCTAGCCCCCGAGCACGAGGAGAAGCTGCGGGCACTCGGCTATCTGCCGTAAGCGTGCTCAGTCCCCCCGCCGCAGTTGCCGGATCACGCGCGCGGGATTGCCTGCCACCACCGTGTAGGGTGGAACACTTTCCGTGACAACGGCACCGGCACCGACGATGGCACCCCGGCGCAGCGTGACGCCCTTGAGTATGGTGGCGCGCAGCCCGACCCAAACGTCGTCCTCGATCACGACGGGGGCGCTGGCGTACGTGACGCCCCCGATCGGCCCAGGATGTGGGGTCAGAGCGAAAGGGTGGACATCATTGTCGAAGATGTTGCCGCCAATCCAACAGTGATTGCCGATGGTAACCGAGCGCGCCACGCCGATGACCTGCTGGCCGAAGAAGGTGATGTGGTTCTTCAGCGTGAGACAGGCCGGATCGGTGGCGCTGCCGGCGAGCACGAAGTGCATGTTCGACCCGAACTGCACACCTTCGCCGATGTCGATTATGCCGTCGCCGTCGATCCGGGGCGCGGCCCCCTCGAGCCGTAGCCCGTCACCCAGCCCGCGGCAGCGGTAGCGCAAGGCCGGCTCGTAGATGAGGAACTGGGCCAGGAACGAGCGCAGGTTGGATAGTAGCGGCTGGGCGTGGAAAAGCACGCTGCACAGCGCCGATTGGGCAGGATTAAGGTCGGCCATGCTCTGCCTGCGCCAGGGTTCAGCCGCCCGCGGCGGTGTCGGCATCCGGCCTGCGGCCAACCAGCTGCGCGGGATTGCCTGCCGCGATCCCGCCGGGCGGCACATCTTCAGTCACCACCGCACCAGCGAGCACCACGGCGCTGCGACCCAGAGTGACGCCCTTGAGTATCAGTGCGTTGGCCCCGATGCGAACGTGATCTTCAATTACAATCGGGGCGCCCTTTACCGCCGCCGGGTCGCCCAAGCGCGCCCGGCGCAGCTCGGGGTCGAGCGGGTGCATGTCGTTGTCGTAGATGCATACCCCGGGCCCGGTGTGAACGTGGTTGCCGATGCTGACGCCGCGGACTGCTGAGACGATGTTGCGCAGGCCGAGTCGGACGTGGTCGCCAATGCAAAGCCGTGGCGGTTCCGGCAAGCCGAGTCCGACCAGAAGGAACGAGCCCCCTCCGATTGTGACATCGTCGCCGATGTCGATGACACCGTTGCCCATCACCCGCGGGCCGGGGCGATCGAGACGAAGGCCGGCACCGACACGCCGGCAACGATAGCGCAAGCCCGGTTCATAGATCAGCACCTGCGCCACACCCGAGCAAAACCCCTCCAGCAGCAGACGGCTGTGGAAAAGCAGCCCGCACAGCCAACGTGGCAGCGGGAGATGCACGCGCCCGCGCAGGCGCTCGAGCTGCCAGGTGAGACGCACCAACGGGTGCACTGCGTTACCGGCCATGGCGCTCAG of the Deltaproteobacteria bacterium genome contains:
- a CDS encoding glycosyltransferase family 2 protein; translation: MRVAVVIPMWNQLELTQRCLRSVAALKRPADQVIVVDNGSADNARNGLQASWPDVVVERLECNRGFAGGCNAGIRRALAEGADAVLLLNNDAIAAPTLLDELLAVLNQHQRIAAVGAKTLTDESPPRIHAAYGVVTFHGSLVRVEGWLEPSIDKFSQTRDVDSVSGAAMLLRRSALAAIGLFDEDFFAYHEDVDWCARARRYGWRIRYAPAGLVYHRMHASTGGGYVSPITYLIARNSVLFVRKNASARQKATFAVYTLGNLLKEAVYRCRMRELAGYRLRLRGLRDGLLGRPVPLRALGLSASPSTEGSSAAK
- a CDS encoding glycosyltransferase family 2 protein, translated to MTTPKVAIVILNWNGRDDVLNCVATLPRLTYPNYVATVVDNASSDGSVAALRERFAQQRVLVMEKNLGFCGGNNRGIQDALAQGAEYVLLLNNDTELHPQLVTELVRAAETDPQIAAVGAKNLRMENRAEVWGAYGELTYGKELVRVVGQDAVDGPAFSGMRDADWVIGNGIMMSRKAIEAVGGFDEGFFGYHEDVDWCMRARKQGFRIVFNGDAVIYHKGFGAAHPGRPIPFPVLYFLGRNGIFFARKHGTLWQRARLTVLFFADLTRLLIAGVIRRERLKPYLWLLRGFVDGVTGRLPLRALKLQ
- a CDS encoding methyltransferase domain-containing protein, giving the protein MPFAIYVPFFPGHEPNVIFSREAEIADYSAYLALAEQTTSAAVFEAEVPADGPVVDAGCGGGRWLVRLHQRGRRMIGLDMHRPVLQHLREQAPAVPVLCAAVTALPFQADALAALISLGVVEHTEAGPAAALREFARVLRPGGRLLLSVPFNNLLRRLVVNHWYRRYNSRWAGRGYYFVEYRFTRREILAALRRAGIRPLSCHPHDLKPPHNVGLVADLNMLSIRFEQEGAALRLRLPHGGEWRLQGWRALAARLLYRFSPWLGAAEILVVAEKPGASR
- a CDS encoding flippase, coding for MSTPRRLLSNTAVVVAGAAVQRLLHFCTTVVLARGLGHEQFGIYSFVAAYMFIFTFLVDLGFERVITREIARQPKRAGELIGTGFAIRGVLSVVVAALAIAVAWALGLPQLAQWCVLLAALGMPLSIEILVRGFFQTRFAMHYVYLLTLPGQLAFVALAGVVIWLGGDVRAVMAVSLVTGVLTVALILRVALPQIGVVWRPNPALLRYLWRESWELGAVTLLLLISMRLDQLLLYWLRGVHEVAQYSVAVKVTEALNLIPESVMVTVFPLLAATERSAPERFRRIYQLAVRYLVALVLPVALVLTLARDALIAVLFGDAYAGAAGALVLLAWWMFFSYTAAVYLNLMIVHSQQRIMAVVSAIAVAVNITLNLLLIPRWGAAGAAAANLVSSATSFVAFALAPQTRAIMQVCCAESVRPLAAVLATGVVVWLLAAPQWQLAAAVPLYVTALVITGGIDRRDWAWVNRLREPTA
- a CDS encoding sulfatase-like hydrolase/transferase; amino-acid sequence: MRRALLPIAAVAMFTGAAVLYHQLARPRVNLPSERALKPYYRLVDVVVQGAPGQGRVETHDLPAAAITDETRYVLAAPRHARVLLQTRVGVPADGRLVLSAPVPEILEPASRIVIMPQARIGGRWTKLPVQVVGAEAIEGRQFLRVELELPGPARGAQVDVHVDGYVPAEGSTSSVRTAVLPIPPGAEMELAFGILEPAWSQGSVSFSVSACEQADCAVMSSDTLDPGRSSGQGWQHRRLSLAALAGKSVAFVFDTAHAAASERAFSFPVWANPTVYVPSARSRDDVNVILLSIDTLRAQQLPSYGCRYDTAPFIAETFGNGGATFERLVAASATTPPSHMTMFTAVQPCVHGVKGGLEVIPPWLVTVAEVLRAAGFETGAVTEDGALGMSPSFRRGFNTYSENKSADVWFPEGQVDLTFRKAAQWLAQNRDRRFFLFLHTFQVHAPYAPPAAYQHLFTKGDAATRGEPSPPPNRDLIAYSQEMRYTDDELRALLAALAAEGLGANTIFILLSDHGEEFREHGLQGHGDQLYEEVSHVPLMLWGPGHIPAGRRIRVPVGHVDLMPTILELAGVKGAGQGTGTSLVSLLRDPAAEAALAPRALFAEAALPSFEQPHRRPTYMMQIGTRKFLRSWRGGLPVYECYDLAADAGELRNLCAASGKPTDKLAERLDHYEEDCRAQLAGLAQRAAQPVGVAPAEVHLAPEHEEKLRALGYLP
- a CDS encoding acyltransferase, which codes for MADLNPAQSALCSVLFHAQPLLSNLRSFLAQFLIYEPALRYRCRGLGDGLRLEGAAPRIDGDGIIDIGEGVQFGSNMHFVLAGSATDPACLTLKNHITFFGQQVIGVARSVTIGNHCWIGGNIFDNDVHPFALTPHPGPIGGVTYASAPVVIEDDVWVGLRATILKGVTLRRGAIVGAGAVVTESVPPYTVVAGNPARVIRQLRRGD
- a CDS encoding acyltransferase, which gives rise to MAGNAVHPLVRLTWQLERLRGRVHLPLPRWLCGLLFHSRLLLEGFCSGVAQVLIYEPGLRYRCRRVGAGLRLDRPGPRVMGNGVIDIGDDVTIGGGSFLLVGLGLPEPPRLCIGDHVRLGLRNIVSAVRGVSIGNHVHTGPGVCIYDNDMHPLDPELRRARLGDPAAVKGAPIVIEDHVRIGANALILKGVTLGRSAVVLAGAVVTEDVPPGGIAAGNPAQLVGRRPDADTAAGG